The following coding sequences lie in one Indicator indicator isolate 239-I01 chromosome 2, UM_Iind_1.1, whole genome shotgun sequence genomic window:
- the ERMARD gene encoding endoplasmic reticulum membrane-associated RNA degradation protein gives MKLTSCLERALGDVYLLIGTDCPFLLRDLLASEQLAVVFGKAVMNVLIVFIGSPYGLNLRNVLWHGFASPQEIPAKYCAMLLFLTAGLGQLLQTYLLQTKCNLVHRPYVIFMGLDELDIFPDLNHETLSIAEELVKLSSFVLKAMLPFWMAALTAFKQNRYADCVILLLPQLEVGLRLLFTTTNKCPNRLLTAEASALYTTFDEMLAKHLHNEEVNQLPAVLEEPAMEFLWDFLNHQEGPRIRDRLSHGEINLETFPREVANQIVAFAITLLCRFSDEDMFAFKEHVVIKPLMKCASCYHSRFHPISRLKKQVLECMKSIYLWPELPAVPEEHVQTFKGFQGNDEAGTLILMLSEIVSQLQRYMPQNCCSSDDPVNSILTERLLIELGHRHIRTLYSPRPVLEILLVLRKISTQCHRVSEQVIASTKLRYKQWMNKTLRSRQRHNYLRMLNSIKFLSPVLRLILVLITLELANVHLVCKKNPFDYQQYLKFLKSVLQYTENLVSYTSPEKNKWDETMELTNKALIKIRRISERNLMLMQLVT, from the exons ATGAAACTAACATCATGCTTGGAGCGGGCCTTGGGTGAT gtATATTTACTGATTGGTACAGATTGCCCTTTTCTTCTAAGAGACTTACTTGCTTCTGAGCAGCTTGCAGTTGTCTTCGGAAAAGCTGTA ATGAATGTACTGATAGTATTCATTGGATCTCCATATGGTCTGAATCTTCGTAATGTTTTGTGGCATGGGTTTGCATCCCCGCAAGAAATTCCTGCAAA ATATTGTGCTATGCTGCTTTTTTTAACTGCAGGATTGGGTCAGTTGTTACAGACATATCTTCTGCAAACCAAATGTAACTTGGTACATCGACCCTATGTGATTTTCATGGGTTTAGATGAGCTTGACATATTTCCAG ATCTTAATCATGAAACACTTTCCATAGCAGAAGAGCTAGTAAAACTGTCCAGTTTCGTATTAAAAGCAATGTTACCATTTTGGATGGCTGCTCTAACAGCTTTCAAGCAAAACAG gtaTGCTGACTGTGTGATTCTCTTACTTCCTCAGCTGGAGGTCGGACTTAGATTGCTCTTCACTACAACGAATAAATGTCCAAATCGATTGCTGACAGCCGAG GCTTCTGCTCTCTATACCACTTTTGATGAG ATGTTAGCAAAGCATTTGCATAATGAAGAAGTCAATCAGCTTCCTGCAGTTCTTGAGGAACCTGCCATG gaatttcttTGGGATTTCTTGAACCACCAGGAGGGTCCACGTATAAGAGATCGTTTGAGCCATGGAGAGATCAATCTAGAAACATTTCCCAGAGAAGTAGCTAATCAGATAGTTGCATTTGCAATTACTCTTCTCTGCAGATTCTCAGATGAGGACATGTTTGCCTTTAAG GAACACGTGGTCATTAAACCACTGATGAAGTGTGCAAGTTGCTACCATTCTCGATTTCATCCAATTTCCCGGCTCAAGAAACAG GTGTTGGAATGTATGAAGAGCATTTACTTATGGCCTGAATTGCCAGCAGTGCCTGAGGAACATGTTCAAACATTTAAAGG gttTCAAGGAAATGATGAAGCTGGTACTTTAATTTTGATGTTATCTGAAATTGTGTCTCAGTTGCAACGATACATGCCCCAGAACTGCTGTAGTTCAGATGATCCAGTCAATAGCATTCTAACAGAGAG GCTGTTGATTGAACTTGGCCATAGACATATTCGCACGCTTTATTCTCCAAGACCTGTTCTGGAAATACTACTGGTACTCCGTAAAATAAGCACACAGTGCCATCGAGTGTCTGAACAAGTTATTGCCAGCACCAAGTTGAGATACAAACAGTGGATGAACAAGACTTTACGTTCTCGACAGAGGCATAACTATCTACGAATGCTGAACAG CATTAAATTTTTGTCTCCAGTGTTGCGGCTCATCTTAGTGTTAATTACTCTGGAACTAGCCAATGTCCATTTGGTTTGTAAGAAGAATCCTTTTGATTACCAGCAGTATCTGAA gtTTTTGAAATCAGTCTTGCAGTATACTGAGAACTTGGTGTCATACACAAGCCCTGAGAAAAACAAGTGGGATGAAACCATGGAGCTTACAAATAAAGCCTTGATAAAAATAAGGAGAATCAGTGAAAGAAATCTAATGTTAATGCAGCTAGTTACATAA
- the DYNLT2 gene encoding dynein light chain Tctex-type protein 2 translates to MPQLAAAAIEEEKRRQNFLDRDRASGRPSRGRAAVPAVYLLEAGTRGALRAGNRITATTTTIPRAVVMATTAFLRARDTRKKGIESNYKALGTAPMEEEYLNDSVEPELLAFRANRAKIRYANTYRLESHKKFRDYLVRDKAQAILMNKFQQAKYDAVSSPSLCASVSEEILKAVKELDFDRYKYVVSVLIVEKAGQAMNVASRWVWDAQRDTWVSAKFETETFIALALIMACYYD, encoded by the exons ATGCCGCAGCTCGCTGCCGCCGCAATAGAGGAAGAAAAGCGGCGTCAGAACTTCTTGGATAGAGACAGGGCGAGCGGCCGCCCGAGCAGGGGTCGGGCGGCAGTCCCGGCGGTTTATCTGCTGGAGGCTGGGACTCGTGGCGCTCTGCGGGCAGGGAATAGGATAACGGCTACAACGACTACGATTCCACGGGCGGTGGTAATGGCTACAACGGCCTTTCTGCGCGCCCGAG acacaaggaaaaaagggaTAGAATCAAATTACAAAGCTTTGGGTACAGCTCCAATGGAAGAAGAGTATTTGAATGATTCTGTGGAACCAGAACTACTGGCATTCAGAGCTAACAGGGCAAAGATAAGATATGCAAATACATACAGACTGGAGTCACATAAGAAATTTCGAGATTATTTAGTAAGAGACAAAGCTCAAGCAATACTAATG AATAAATTTCAGCAGGCCAAATATGATGCAGTTTCTAGTCCTTCTTTGTGTGCTTCAGTCTCAGAAGAAATATTAAAGGCTGTGAAAGAATTGGACTTCGACCGTTATAAGTACGTGGTGTCAGTACTGATTGTGGAAAAGGCAGGTCAGGCAATGAAT gtTGCCAGCAGATGGGTCTGGGATGCTCAAAGAGATACTTGGGTTTCAGCTAAATTTGAGACTGAAACATTTATTGCACTGGCTTTGATAATGGCATGCTACTATGACTAG